The following nucleotide sequence is from Patescibacteria group bacterium.
CTGATTTAAAAAGGAACGAATCAATAGCGCATCGTAAAAAAAGCCGACTAAAATGTCAAACCGACGAGCATTAACGCTATAGGGAGAGACGAAGTGCAGGAGTGCTGAAGTGCTGGAGTTTGTATCTGGTCTCTCCGACTCCTCCACTCACTCACTCTCCCATTCAGTGGTCAGCGCTTATTTTTATCTCGCGCACCCAGTAACAAAAACAACAGACCGCCGATGATCATGATATCCGCCAGATTGATCGCGGAAAGGCGGAAGAAGATGAGATAATCAACGGTTGCGCCGACAACCAGCCGGTCCCAGAGATTCGAGACAGCGCCGAGTAAGATGATGATCAGCAGCGGCAACAATCGCCGGTAACGAAGGTCTCTCCAGATCAGGAATGACATTCCGACGAGTACTGTAAAAGCCAGGGCAGCCAGCGGCCAAAAGATCGCCGCCGGCAGCGGCAGACTGAAAGCGATCCCGCGATTCAGGAAGAGTTCGAACGATACCAGCCGGCCGCCGTAAGGATGCCCGGTCAGCTCGATCACGAGCCGCTTCAGAGCGCGATCCGCCAAAAACAAACCGACCGCGGCCGCATAGATGAGCCGTGGTCGGGCGAGTATTTTGTCGATCGTGGAAGTCGCGGTTTCGGACATGCCGGTCAAAACGGCGGTTACATCTCCTGAGTGAACGATTTTTTGCATTCGACACAGGAGCTCGAAGCCGGTCTGGCGAGCAAGCGCTTCTCGTCGATCTCCTTGCTGCAATACTTGCAAATGCCGTAGTTGCCCTTTTTGATGCTTTCCAGAGCCTTGACGATGTCTCGGAGCGTGGATTCCAGGGTCCGTTCGAGCGTCAGGTTGGTGCTGTAGGTATCGACCTCCTCGGCGTTCTCATCCTCCTTATCGCCCAGGTTCGGGAATTTCGCCTCGTAATCACTGGCGTTTTTGGGATTCTGTTTAGCGAGTTCCTCAAGCTCCTTGGTCAGGCGGACCTTTTCCTCGTTCAGCTGAGCCTCGATCTTGGCGAGCAATTCCTTCTGCATAAATGATGTGATTCTTGGTTGCGGGCGTCCTTTTGAAGGATGCCTGGTCATTGACCTTAAGGCATGATACCCGCTGGATTGAAAAATGGCAACAGTTAAGGATTCGAAATTTAAGCAATAAAAATCGGCGCAAGAAGTTTTTGCCCAATATGATGAATCATACATGGCTCACTTGCGCCGAAAGGGTCTGGGGTGTGCTCGTTACGGGCGCAATATCTTGCCTCGAACTCTCAAGAGAAGATAGCGCGCCCGAACAAACAATCACTGATCCAGGCCAAAGGACCGATACTTCTCTACCTTTCCGTGGTATTAACCTCCTTAATGTTAATTGCGGAGGATACCGCCGCCTGTTTTTGAAGTTTTATTTTTGTTCTCCAATTTTGGCGCGGAATAGTACAGAAGGGAGAAATGACCCCAAAGCGTCTTTCGGTTCATTTCTCCGCTGTTTGGAAGGAACTCAATTACCTTATGACCTAAGTTTACCAGTGTTTTCGGATTATGTCAACGGTGAAGAATGTGGCTGGGTTAAGATAAAAAATGACCACCGGAACAGCGGCGGTCATTGATTGTGAATAACTTCGTTGTTCAATTATTAAGCTACTTATCCACATTTCCACCTATATATCCACAGGTTATCAGTAAGCCTGACTCAATTTGGGCGACAACAACGCTTTTTGCCTTATTTAAGCTTAATTCGCTGCCCCCCAATATCACCTTGAGGGCTTTTTCAGCCAGTTCTGGCTTGACCACCGCCGTGCGCACCCCTTTGAGGGAGCAGGAGTCGTTGGCATGTCGTGTTACAGACCGATCCAGGGCGAATAAGCCGAGGTCATTGGTCAAGACGACTCCGCCGCTTTTGGGGTCAATTTCGTTCAGATAAAGCCCGATTTCGTTGCCGTCGACGCTCAGCGATCTAGTCGTGGTGCCGTCGCTCAGATTCTCCCAACTCACCGTCTGGTCGCTATAGACCAACTCGGTCAGCGTATCCTCGTCCGGCAGCTCGACGAGCCGCCTCTCCGGGACGGCGGCGTTGGCGTAGGCCTTGATCCGAGCGGCGACCAGGTCAAGGTCGCAAGTCGAACACGCGGCGTAGAAGCTGGGTCGGTCGGCAGCCGAGGCGTAGATCCCCAATGCGTCAAATTCCGTCATGATCGCACCAAGGGCAGCCTTGGAGGGGGTGGCAAAAGTCGGATCGGCCAGCGGCGACAGTGACATCAAAGCGTCGATCTTCTGGAAAAAGAGCGACTGCAGATCAAGATCGCGATTTTTCCCGTAGACAGCGATGACGGCGCCGGTCGGGAGCTCCGGACCTAGTTTGGCGACTCTGGCGGCATCAGCCGAAGAACCCAGCCAGACGGCGTTGTTTGAGGTCGCCGTTAGCGGCACGACGGTCAAGCGGACGCGGTCGTCAGCCGACGCGACGGCCAGGGAAAAGGCTGGCAGACCCTGGAAGAGGTGTTGATCCGCGGCCTCGGGGTCGCGCGGCAGCCGGGCGGGGTTGGCGTAGGCTTGGAAGTCAGCCAGGCTGCGGGCGGCAGACAAGGCTCGGACGGCGTTCTGGTCAGCCGCGAGGGTGGTGCCGTTGCCCCAGGCCACGAAGACCTCGGCGATGATCCGGTCGTCGCCGACCAGAAAGGTCCGTTCATCAATGGCGGTGGCCGCAACCAGTCTCAGGAGTTCGCGCTCGGTCGGCGTCGGCGTCCGCCATCTGTTCCAGCGGAAGAGGCCGCCCCAGGACAAAGAACCGTCGCTGTTCGCGACGGCGAACCGGGCGACTTCGTCAGCTTTGAGGTTCTCGGGCAGCGCCAGCGCCTGGCTGATCCAGGGCGCGGCTCGCGTTCCGTCGTTCGCATGCAGGTAGATCGCGGTCTGGAGCGGCGCGAAGCGGACGAGCATGTCGCTGCGTCCGAGGAAAGTGTTCGTGAAGAGCGCAACGCTCAGCGCGAACGAGGTCGTTAAGCACAAGAGGGCGACGAACTTCAGTTCGCCGCCCCGGTTGCGCCCGATCTCGTTCAGTTTGAGTCCGGGGAATTTCATCGCTGATCGCTGGTTAGTCGCGGCGGAAGCCTCCGGGCGGGCCGCTGCGGCGCGGGCCGCCGAAGCCGTTGCTCTGCGGCCGCTGAGCCGTGTAGCCCGGCGGCGGTTCCTGTTTCTCGCCCAGGTCGATCTTGGCCTGCTTCAGGGACAGGTTGACACGTCCCAGCTCGTCGATCTTGATGACCTTGACCGGGATGATGTCGCCGACCTTCACGACGTCGCCGACCTTGTTCACGAAATACGGAGCGAGTTCAGTGACGTGGACGAGGCCTTCCTGGCCGGGCAGCACTTCGACGAAGGCGCCGAAATCCATGAGCCGGGTGACCTTGCCTTCTTTGAACAATTCACCGACCTCGATCTCGCGGGTCAGATTCCTGATCCACTGCGCCGCCTTGTCGAGCATGGCTTTGTTCGCGGAGCAGATGGTCACGGTGCCGTCCTGTTCGACATCAATGTTGGCGCCGGTCTCGTCGATGATGGCGTTGATCATCTTGCCGCCGGGGCCGATGACGTCGCGGATGCGTTCCGGATCGATCTTGATGGTGACGATGCGAGGAGCGTACGGCGACATGTCAGCGCGCGGCGCGGCGATCGCTTTCTCCATCACGTCGAGGATCTGATAGCGGGCTTCTTTGGCCTGGTTGAGCGTCTTTTCGACGATCTCCGGGGTCAGGCCCAGGGTCTTGGTGTCGAGCTGGATGGTAGTGATGCCCTGGCGCGTGCCGCCGACCTTGAAGTCCATGCCGCCGTGGCCGTCCTC
It contains:
- a CDS encoding TraR/DksA C4-type zinc finger protein; this encodes MQKELLAKIEAQLNEEKVRLTKELEELAKQNPKNASDYEAKFPNLGDKEDENAEEVDTYSTNLTLERTLESTLRDIVKALESIKKGNYGICKYCSKEIDEKRLLARPASSSCVECKKSFTQEM
- a CDS encoding signal peptidase II; its protein translation is MSETATSTIDKILARPRLIYAAAVGLFLADRALKRLVIELTGHPYGGRLVSFELFLNRGIAFSLPLPAAIFWPLAALAFTVLVGMSFLIWRDLRYRRLLPLLIIILLGAVSNLWDRLVVGATVDYLIFFRLSAINLADIMIIGGLLFLLLGARDKNKR